A window of the Bradyrhizobium diazoefficiens genome harbors these coding sequences:
- a CDS encoding acetyl-CoA carboxylase biotin carboxylase subunit has protein sequence MHELPFDTVLIANRGEIAVRIIKTLRKLGLRSAIVHHDIDARTLAVSMADAAIAIDGPTPIAAYLDIPQIIAAARQASAGALHPGYGFLSENAKFARAVTSAGITFIGPSPENIELMGDKIRARNFVQQHGFPVVPCAIEEDDPTTFVRRARAMGSPLLVKPSVSGGGKGMQIVRDVGVLEDAIAQARSEAQRYFGDGRLYVERHIENPRHIEVQVLGDAFGNVAHLFERECSIQRRFQKVIEEAPASGLSSELRQRICDTAVGIARAANYHSAGTVEFLLGGGEFHFLEMNTRLQVEHPVTEMITGVDLVAEQIHIAAGRPLGLAQSDVVPSGHAIEARLCAEAPERGYAPTTGKVLVLDYPGGEGIRIDSGLSRGQKITTAFDPLLAKIIVHAPSRIETAQKAHRAMRDLVLLGCTTNASFLARILADDGFLHGQIHTGYLEEHPHIAAGDPRADLSAFLAAGALLTGPVRESADAVSELHAALGSWRN, from the coding sequence ATGCATGAACTCCCTTTTGATACCGTTCTGATCGCCAACAGGGGAGAGATCGCCGTTCGTATCATCAAGACCCTTCGCAAGTTGGGGCTTCGTTCTGCGATCGTCCACCACGACATTGATGCCCGCACGCTTGCGGTCTCTATGGCCGATGCAGCCATCGCGATCGACGGACCCACGCCGATTGCTGCCTATCTCGACATCCCGCAGATTATCGCCGCCGCCCGACAGGCGAGCGCTGGTGCACTGCATCCAGGTTATGGATTTCTGTCGGAGAATGCGAAGTTCGCCAGGGCCGTTACGAGCGCCGGCATCACCTTCATCGGACCTAGCCCCGAAAACATCGAACTGATGGGCGACAAAATCCGAGCTCGCAACTTCGTTCAGCAACACGGCTTTCCAGTCGTTCCTTGCGCCATCGAGGAAGATGATCCAACGACCTTCGTGCGCAGAGCCCGGGCCATGGGATCCCCTTTGCTGGTAAAACCTTCCGTGAGCGGCGGCGGCAAAGGCATGCAGATTGTGCGCGACGTCGGCGTGCTGGAGGACGCAATTGCGCAGGCGCGAAGCGAGGCGCAGCGCTACTTCGGAGATGGCCGGCTTTACGTCGAACGACATATCGAAAACCCGCGCCATATCGAAGTCCAGGTGCTCGGCGACGCCTTCGGAAACGTTGCTCATCTGTTCGAGCGCGAGTGCTCGATCCAACGTCGGTTTCAGAAGGTCATCGAAGAGGCGCCCGCGTCGGGGCTGTCGTCGGAGTTGCGCCAAAGGATCTGCGATACTGCCGTCGGCATCGCGCGTGCAGCCAACTATCACAGTGCCGGCACTGTCGAATTCCTCCTTGGCGGAGGAGAGTTCCACTTTCTGGAAATGAATACACGTTTGCAAGTTGAGCATCCCGTGACCGAGATGATTACGGGCGTTGATCTTGTTGCCGAACAGATCCACATCGCTGCGGGCCGCCCACTTGGATTGGCGCAGTCCGACGTTGTGCCGAGCGGACACGCGATCGAAGCCAGGTTGTGTGCCGAAGCGCCGGAGCGCGGATACGCTCCAACAACAGGTAAGGTCCTTGTGCTCGACTATCCCGGCGGCGAGGGTATCCGCATCGACAGCGGCCTTTCGCGAGGTCAGAAGATCACGACAGCATTCGACCCCTTGCTCGCCAAGATCATCGTGCATGCGCCCTCGCGTATCGAGACTGCGCAAAAGGCGCATCGCGCCATGCGGGACTTGGTGCTTCTCGGTTGCACAACCAACGCCAGCTTCCTTGCCCGTATCCTCGCGGACGACGGATTTCTGCATGGACAAATTCACACTGGCTATCTTGAGGAACATCCGCATATCGCCGCAGGTGACCCCCGGGCCGACTTATCGGCCTTCCTGGCAGCAGGCGCCCTCCTGACCGGACCGGTCCGCGAATCGGCAGATGCCGTGTCCGAGCTCCACGCGGCGCTGGGCAGTTGGAGAAACTAA